A window of Selenomonadales bacterium contains these coding sequences:
- a CDS encoding YhfC family intramembrane metalloprotease: MVPVVSLAAMAFTLLLCFALPVILFVLVRRKSKYATGAIIAGAVAFYIAQPLVRIPLLQVVLPNFAWFRALTLQPLLYILFLSLTAALFEETARLGVFRLLLRSRLSWLTGVAYGVGHGGIEAMLLVGVTYINNIVLSVMINNGTFHTFVANRVDAATANHIYNALTATSPGLFLAAGLERALVIVIQIALSVMILEGIVRKQVLPFYVLAFAAHAGINFAAAYMSYLGVHYWWVELFIAGCAVAGYMYVKSAKNRFPGADEPSDEAEKALAEGY; this comes from the coding sequence ATGGTACCTGTTGTTTCGCTTGCTGCAATGGCCTTTACTTTGCTGCTGTGTTTTGCGTTGCCAGTCATCTTGTTTGTCCTGGTACGGAGAAAGAGCAAGTATGCCACGGGGGCGATCATAGCCGGAGCAGTAGCCTTCTACATTGCTCAGCCGCTCGTCCGCATACCTCTCCTGCAGGTTGTGTTGCCTAACTTTGCGTGGTTTCGCGCGCTTACTCTGCAGCCGCTCCTCTACATCCTCTTCCTTTCCCTCACGGCGGCGCTGTTTGAGGAGACCGCGAGGCTTGGCGTGTTTCGCCTGCTACTTAGGAGTAGGCTTTCGTGGCTTACTGGGGTAGCCTATGGCGTGGGGCATGGCGGAATAGAAGCGATGCTCTTGGTCGGGGTCACGTACATCAATAACATTGTGCTCAGCGTAATGATAAACAACGGCACCTTCCATACGTTTGTTGCGAATAGGGTGGATGCCGCTACAGCTAACCACATCTACAATGCCCTCACGGCTACCTCGCCGGGGCTGTTTCTCGCAGCAGGCCTTGAGCGGGCGCTCGTCATCGTCATCCAGATTGCCTTATCTGTCATGATTCTTGAAGGCATAGTCAGGAAGCAGGTCTTGCCGTTCTACGTCCTAGCATTCGCCGCGCATGCGGGGATAAACTTTGCGGCGGCTTACATGTCGTATCTGGGAGTACACTACTGGTGGGTGGAGCTCTTTATCGCCGGGTGTGCCGTCGCCGGCTATATGTATGTGAAGAGCGCGAAAAATCGCTTCCCCGGTGCGGATGAGCCTAGCGATGAAGCAGAAAAAGCATTAGCGGAGGGCTATTAG
- a CDS encoding NAD(P)H-dependent oxidoreductase translates to MPKKILVAYFSHSGNTRLIGKAIAREIGADIEEIVPVTPYPLRGAWLYLHGGHQAKVGVAPPLQPALRDFVDYDLIIVGTPVWAGSMAPPVRSFFQLAPLEEKTAAYFSTYLMSEAQSLKDMVAAGNATSLGERGFKMTRQATNDSVNAARQWAKELLG, encoded by the coding sequence TTGCCCAAAAAAATACTTGTAGCGTATTTTTCGCATTCAGGCAATACGCGACTGATCGGAAAAGCCATAGCACGGGAAATTGGTGCAGACATTGAGGAAATCGTACCAGTCACACCCTATCCGCTACGGGGCGCTTGGCTTTACCTGCATGGAGGGCACCAAGCGAAGGTGGGCGTGGCCCCGCCACTACAGCCTGCGCTAAGGGATTTCGTGGACTATGATCTGATTATCGTCGGCACGCCGGTGTGGGCTGGGAGCATGGCCCCACCTGTGCGTTCGTTCTTTCAACTGGCGCCCCTAGAAGAGAAAACCGCCGCATATTTTAGTACTTATCTGATGAGCGAAGCGCAGTCGCTTAAGGACATGGTCGCAGCGGGGAACGCGACTTCCCTTGGCGAGAGGGGCTTCAAAATGACACGACAAGCAACAAATGACTCTGTAAATGCGGCCCGCCAGTGGGCGAAAGAGCTATTAGGGTAG
- a CDS encoding MFS transporter, protein MQSIKNNYHKLMAYHLFRSLIMAYAIERLFWEQRGMTIQLMVLAEILYAVVTAALEIPTGALADRFSRKGMMILGAVFTCMEFAVLIYATEVWHFALVVVVAAIAGAATSGTENALLYDSLKVTGEETSFEKRLGRLRAVEYAAHAVAGVSGGVVAHHFSLLTTYWVSLASTIVALLVTFSLTEPPIARANSDEADDTSLAGKAFAFLRAHRPIQFVLAYGVLTGACLVYVDEFWQLYAHDVGVPIIFFGVVLAINCLLTSVSGLVAYKLKGRVSYDALFAVILLLFVIGVAMMALLNNLWGMLFLFLAYGSAGVIEPLVSGYLHHRVPSEFRATAESYQSLAGRVITAAVGLVFGFVSTRHGISLGFALLAAMLAGLLLIYYPVARRYHPPCSTKSKEGAGSLM, encoded by the coding sequence TTGCAGAGTATTAAGAATAACTACCACAAACTCATGGCATATCATCTGTTTCGTTCACTGATCATGGCCTACGCGATTGAACGCCTGTTCTGGGAGCAGCGTGGCATGACCATACAGCTCATGGTCTTAGCAGAAATCCTTTATGCCGTGGTAACGGCAGCGCTTGAGATTCCCACGGGGGCTTTAGCCGACCGCTTTAGCCGGAAGGGTATGATGATACTCGGGGCTGTCTTTACCTGCATGGAGTTTGCAGTGCTGATCTACGCTACGGAAGTTTGGCATTTCGCGCTGGTAGTCGTTGTCGCAGCAATTGCGGGCGCCGCCACGAGCGGCACGGAGAACGCCCTACTATATGACTCCTTAAAAGTCACGGGGGAGGAGACTTCTTTCGAGAAGAGGCTTGGACGCCTGCGCGCTGTAGAGTACGCCGCGCATGCGGTAGCGGGGGTCAGCGGCGGGGTGGTCGCCCATCACTTCAGCCTGCTCACAACTTACTGGGTGTCACTCGCTAGTACCATTGTGGCGCTATTGGTTACGTTCTCCCTAACCGAGCCTCCTATCGCCAGGGCAAATAGCGATGAAGCTGACGATACCTCCCTCGCTGGCAAGGCGTTCGCCTTCTTGCGTGCGCATAGGCCGATTCAGTTTGTCTTAGCCTACGGCGTTCTAACCGGTGCCTGCCTGGTGTATGTGGACGAGTTTTGGCAGCTGTACGCGCATGATGTAGGCGTCCCCATCATCTTCTTTGGAGTAGTCTTAGCCATAAACTGTCTTCTCACTAGCGTTAGCGGCCTGGTGGCGTACAAGCTTAAGGGCAGAGTTTCCTACGACGCGTTGTTTGCAGTAATCCTGCTCTTGTTCGTAATCGGAGTGGCAATGATGGCTCTGCTCAACAACCTCTGGGGGATGCTCTTCCTGTTTTTGGCCTATGGTTCGGCGGGAGTGATTGAACCGTTAGTCTCGGGCTACTTGCACCACCGCGTCCCGTCGGAGTTTCGAGCGACAGCCGAGTCGTACCAATCGCTCGCGGGCAGGGTAATTACAGCCGCGGTGGGTCTCGTCTTTGGGTTTGTTTCCACTAGGCACGGCATTTCGCTAGGGTTTGCGCTACTAGCGGCTATGCTAGCTGGCTTGTTGTTGATTTACTATCCAGTCGCCCGGCGTTACCACCCTCCTTGCTCGACAAAGAGCAAAGAAGGGGCAGGGTCCTTGATGTGA